The region AGGTGCTTTATGAGACTGCTCAGGCTTTCGTATGCGATAGACCTAATGAATTAATCAGCCCCTACCTCTCTTTTTACTATCTATCAACTCGTTACTCTACTTACTTCATTCTCTCGTTGAACAGATTTTCTGCGTCGCTGTCCAAAACCAACTTTGATATGTAACGAAATGTTTGTAATGGTACTGCTTTTACCAGTTCAGGTGAATCTTTGAGGATGATTTTTACCTataatgatttaatttattctcTAACACACCGTCTGCGGTAAATCCTGCGAATCAATTGAAAAACACTTTAAAACTTCCATCAGCGTCAAACAGTAGTGCAACTTCTTCGGCTTCTTCAGATATTCGCAGGCAATCAGGGACTAAAGATCATATTACGTCGGTCACTCACCTCTTGgtacttcttcaggtaATCGACGAGGAAGGGTCTCAAGGGCCCGTAGTTATCCTGTAGCTGATTTTCTGACAAGTAATTTGCTGTGTCCCTCAATTGAAGCAGAAATAGGTTAACTTTAGAGTGAAACTTGTCTGAGTCTCCGATTTGATTGAGTGTCGTTTCCAATATACTGGGCAGATTACACGAACTGGAATCATCCTGTGCACATCTCGGTAAAAAAACGGCTTTAGGTATCTTTGCTAGAGAATTTGCGAAATAgaatttgtgtttttcatgtttttcCCCTATCGTTTCCTGTATTTTGATTCCATCAAAAATGGAATCTGCcgaatttattattaaccTCTTGGATTTATCGGTACTCAAGTTGGACAGTGTGTTACAAAAGTTAGTTGCGTTATTTACGGACGAAGTTAGTACTTTCCGAATGCTTTTATAAGCCTCAATATAAGCGGAAGGACTCATTCTAAAAATGCTTATATCACAACAGGGCAGTTATTTCATAAAGTTTTTAACTacgtttaaaaattaaacattttttacaGACATAATGGAAGGTTAAATTTTACCAAATCAATACAAACATAAGAAATAAACGTTAACACCTCCCCATGGAAGTTTAcactaatttacttttaattgTACTCTTTTTAACATGTATTATATAGAATAAGCATATCCAAATggtattaaatatttatttgctaagttatttattttttgactTGTACTAATGGTTTTTCAGGGAACTTTAGCTGATTCGTTTTTGGAGGATTTGgaaaatttggaaaatGAAGAGTTTGATCAGGACGATTCAGGTTTAAACAAGGAGCCGGGACTTATTGAAACCTTTGAATCGGATGAAGAATCGCCAATCGTGGACGCCGTTGAAGAATACTTCAACACATCAGGCTCGGCAGAGAACAGCTTCTCTCCAATGGTTAAGGATCCGGAAATTAATTCAATAGTAGAGGTAATTAGTAGTTATGTATACGAATAGAAGCTAGAGGTTATGTCGAGTCATATTGAGATAAAACACTAACAAGTATGTAGAAAGCGAAGTTGCTTGCACTCGACAAGAACGTTAAAACCAGTGAAATATCGTTCATTGACCAGTGTAACAAAACGGTGCTGGAAATAGACAAGGAGATCATAAACATTTACAACTACGTCAGAGACATATACTCCAAAAGGTTCCCGAAATTGGAGTCGATAGTGTACTCGCCGCTGGACTACATAGCAGTGGTTAAAAGAGCACAGAATGAATCGGACTTCACAAAAGTGGACTTGACGGACCTGCTGCCGAACACGATGATCATGGCAATAACAGTAGCAAGCACTATGGCCTCAGGAACCTCGCTGTCGACGCAGGTGTTGAACAAGGCCCTGGGAGCATGTAACGAAGGAATGCTGCTGGCGGAGTTCAGAAACGATCTCCTGGTGTACCTGGAAGGAAGGATGATTTTGATAGCGCCAAACGTGTCAGTGATAATAGGATCGGCGCTGACGGCGAGGCTGATCGCGAAAGTGGGAAGTCTGGAAACCCTGGCAAAAATACCATCGCAAAATCTGATGCTAATAGGCGCGGACAAGAATCAAAATTACATAGTAAATGGTAAGCTAATAACTACGTAAGGAGTTACATAATCACTAGCAGTAGTGTAGTATGATTGCAAAATGGCAATTATAACAATGATTAGGTATTATCCACAACTGTGATATCATTCAAACGAGTGAGCCTAGCGTGCGAAGAAGAGCAATAAAGTTGGTCTGCGGTAAAGTGTCATTGGCGGCAAAAATAGACTTGTTTAAACAGCATCGAAATGGGCAGATGGGACAAGAATATCGCAATTTAATACTACAAAACCTGTCAAAAGTAAGGAATATATACGCAATGTTATACAGATAGCATATCTATAAGTATTGGCTGCAATAGTGTTACCGTAAGATAGCTACCAACTACAACATTGTTATGATATAAGTGTTAGCCACAATAGTAGTTTTGCTAAATTTCTGTGTACATGAAAACAATAACCAATAGGCTTTGGAAATGCCACCGGCACCCATGAAAAAGTCACTACCAGTGCCTGAGGAGAGAGTGGGTCGTAagagaggaggaagaagatataGAAAAATGAAGGAAAAATACGCAATGGGAGAGTACCAAAAGTACAGAAACAGGTTGAAGTTTGGAACAGAAGCAGAGGATGAATTCGGATTGGAGATAGGTAACCTAGTTATAAGTAGTTGGTAGTATATGGTATATTATAGCCATTGGCATTATGGGCGACTAATGGATATTATAGGTGATGGCCTGGGAATGATTGGAAAGGGGAATTACGGCAAACTAACAATACAGCCAAAGCAAAATAAGATACACATACGTAAGTAGCCATGGTAGTATTTATGGCCATAAAGTATTTAACGAGTAAGTAACTAATGGAATGTGTAGCGAAGAAGAGAGTTGTGGCGATGCAGTCAAGTGGAGCCACAAATGGAATGTCGTCATCGTTGGTGTTTACACCCCTGCAAGGTACGCATCATATGTTTAGTAGTTACGTATTAAGCgagtatatgtgttaatttaGCGCTACTTAGCTGCTGTGTAGATGCCATATCATTGATatcaatagtagtaatatcaatagtagtaataacaacaatagtagtaacaataatagtaataataacaactacaatagtagtaatatcaatagtagtaataacaacaatagtagtaacaataatagtaataataatttgaataGGAATTGAGTTGTGTAATCCGAATTTGAATAAGGAAGTTAAGAGGAAGTCGGTATTGGACAACGAAGGATTTGTGAAAGTGAGGAAGGTCCAATgatattttaatcttttaTACTGCTAGTAGCCGTTATATCTATACCAGTATTCAGTATGTTACGAATGGTTTTAGAATTAAGCTagttaatatatgtgtacatataaataagcATGGGCGTGTTTGATGTGTAGtacaaatatttgtatgttAACAGTAGTGATATCAATAATAGtggtaataaaatattagttgaACAGTTATCCACCACGCAGTTGAAGTACCATGTGTATTGTGGAACCTGGTATGACCTTATAGTCCCGTAACGTTAGTTCATCATTCATCTGTTTACCTGTAAAGCGGCAGTAAGACGTGAATATATGGAGAAAAATGGGTATATTTGCATATAATATAACATACATAGTACAAATAAAGGGTATTTGTAAAGTaacatgtgtataatttattaatactgTGAGTAGCTACTATACAGCAACAACTACTGGCAAAAGGTGAGTCAAAGGGCAATACCTGAATATATCAGTCGTATCTGATTGACGTCGAGGCCTGAATAAAGTATGTAAGGGGCAAATGTGTACTGCTTACACTCGCGTTCCCGGAGAACGTCCTTGACCTGGGACACAGTGTTGCCAGGCTCAAAGTTAAACGACTGCCTCTTCCCGGTCAAAGTCTTCACAACGACTTGCATTTATAAAAGCACCCAGGAATCTCTAGTAGTTGAGCCAGGAACTAGTTGAATGTTGACAAAGGTGACCAAGTTGCATACCATTGGCCAACATGGAAACAGTAAACAGTATTGATAGAATAAGTGTGGAAAGTgctttaaatatattataaactaaaatggtaaaaaattaaaaagaatcAAGGTTGGTTGAAAGGCACAAATGGAGATGAATCACCATCCCCTGTCACCATCGTTGCGCTACACAACATTTATTAACAGCATCGTCAACCAGTAAATGGCTATCTATTCAGTAGCCATTCAGTAGCCACTCATCACCTACTGGTAATTAGCCTACAACTTACATTTCTTCTGATGCTTCTGATGCTATCAAGCCTATTGTCCTTCCCCTTCAGCGGATCATACACATCAagctaaaaattattattccAAAACTATGTGCGTCAGTACCGTATCTTTTCCAGCGTCGTACTCATACGCTCTGTTTGAATCAATTGAAAATTGTAACTTAGTGCCCGCAAACCATGAGCCATCACTCATATCTGAATCAAATTATATGCCACTAGTTAGTATCAAAGTAAAGTTACCAACGATTAAACCAAGTATGCTATTGTATACGTATGTATATGCTTCTTAAATACACTCAAtgattactactactgatACAACCACTAATGCTAATATGACTACTACtgatactactacttttaatattgttaaacAGTTACCTTGGTCTGTTTCCACTACTTTCTTTGCCAGCTGTTCATTCTTACTTATTTGACTCAGCTTCTTAGCAAACAGTTGCATTCTTTCCAGGGTCTAATACACGGATTAACACTTGAACGTCTATCAATAATACCTTCTTAGGgtcatttttaacttttttcCTGGGCTTATATTCTTCCTTCTTGTGTGATTTTATCTGTTGCTCCAGTTCCTCTATTTCCTTCCTCCTTACCAAACTTTCTTCTCTATCGTCCCCTTCTTCTGAATTGTCATCATCGCTATACTCGTCATCCTGGTCACTATCAGAACCCCTGTCTCCTTTATCCTCCTTTAGTTTCTTTTCTGTGTAAACTGGCTTATACTCTTCACTTTTTGCCTGATCAGGGCTAGATTGCTTCAGCGTTACTGCCGACTTTAGTAGCTTTTTATCTTGTAATAAGTCATGTGCGCTTTTAATCTTAAAATCCTTGGCAACGTGTTTAtcctcatcttcatcaGAGTCAATAAACGATAACAGCCTTTTATCTCTACGTAATTAATTGTCGTTGTTGTTGTGGTACAGTAGTACTAATAATGGTACTAGTAGTTGTGGTAGTAATTCTATCTATAAATTACTTTGTTACTGGGACCAGtatctcctcctcttcctctaCTTCCCCTTCTGACAACTCCAGTAATCGTGGAACTATGTCATCAAATGGATTCTCAAGGACCTATTAACCATGTAGATAAGCTTGGCAATCAACATTTGATAACTAACGCTACAttttgtgttaaaatttacctGGCAGCTTATAATTTTTGGTGGATCCAGTGGTCTATCATTCTTTCCCACTTCACACTTtccaatttttaataaattgtaGACTGAATGCCCTTCCACTTTGCCGAATAAAGTATAATTTCCGTTGAGTATGTCGGCTCTATCTATAAATCCTAGTTATTATTGAAACGAACAATTACTTAAACCAATTGTACCATCAATAACTACCTAACCACAGCTGTATAATGATTAATTCCACACCTAGTGTTATGAAAAATTGACTCATATTCGAGCATTTGTCACCTGTGTTAGCCATACCGACCATTCCTGTTAgcattattattaaatattacgCTCTATAATGGCAATGTGTAACTAACTGAGGCTAAAATTAATCAGTAGCATATATGTTCAATGTTTACCTCTGTTCCTAAACTTAAGTCTTGATGCgatttcattttcaaatgGCTCTCCGTATATACTTTCACCGCCTAAATGGATTAATTTGTCTTCTAATAGTCATTTAGatcattgtttattaatatttgctAAAATACATACCATTTCCTGTTCCAGAAGGGTCACCTGTTTGAACCATAAAGTTCGGTATCACTCTGTGAAATATACAGTTATTATAATAACCTTCCATACACAGCTGAACAAAATTTCTGCAGGCTTTTGGACATTGTGCGCTCCAGAGCCTAATATCCAGTTCTCCGAGTGAAGTATTGACTATCACTCGTCCCTTGAAAGATGGCTCAAGAGAATAGACTTCACTCATCGTTTATTGCCATAAAGTGactttaaatattctataagataacaaattaataatttttcaccgtaatacaaaatatgtCCCAAAAATAGCGTACCGATCACCCAGGGTAAACACACCACAACTactgaataaattaaaaaagtaaagatcaatattatatacaaacatCATATAAAGTAgatatattacaattttcTATGGTATAGTGGGATTTGGACTCGAAATAACGACCAAATCATTGGAACAGTGCAGCGGAACAGCTAAAACATCAGTCTCTTGTTCTGTACTCTAATCTGATATCCGTCCGATATTCCATAGCTGCGCAGATCTGCAGAATCATCATCTAACTCTTCGGATAGCGGCATCGTCTAAATTTCATTCATTAGTGCTAATTGCAATTACTGTCATAACTAACTAAATAACTGTATTCTCAC is a window of Theileria orientalis strain Shintoku DNA, chromosome 2, complete genome DNA encoding:
- a CDS encoding U4/U6 snRNP-associated protein, with product MEGTLADSFLEDLENLENEEFDQDDSGLNKEPGLIETFESDEESPIVDAVEEYFNTSGSAENSFSPMVKDPEINSIVEKAKLLALDKNVKTSEISFIDQCNKTVLEIDKEIINIYNYVRDIYSKRFPKLESIVYSPLDYIAVVKRAQNESDFTKVDLTDLLPNTMIMAITVASTMASGTSLSTQVLNKALGACNEGMLLAEFRNDLLVYLEGRMILIAPNVSVIIGSALTARLIAKVGSLETLAKIPSQNLMLIGADKNQNYIVNGIIHNCDIIQTSEPSVRRRAIKLVCGKVSLAAKIDLFKQHRNGQMGQEYRNLILQNLSKALEMPPAPMKKSLPVPEERVGRKRGGRRYRKMKEKYAMGEYQKYRNRLKFGTEAEDEFGLEIGDGLGMIGKGNYGKLTIQPKQNKIHIPKKRVVAMQSSGATNGMSSSLVFTPLQGIELCNPNLNKEVKRKSVLDNEGFVKVRKVQ
- a CDS encoding ubiquitin-like protein, with amino-acid sequence MQVVVKTLTGKRQSFNFEPGNTVSQVKDVLRERECKQYTFAPYILYSGLDVNQIRLIYSGKQMNDELTLRDYKVIPGSTIHMVLQLRGG
- a CDS encoding peptidyl-prolyl cis-trans isomerase, with product MSEVYSLEPSFKGRVIVNTSLGELDIRLWSAQCPKACRNFVQLCMEGYYNNCIFHRVIPNFMVQTGDPSGTGNEDKLIHLGGESIYGEPFENEIASRLKFRNRGMVGMANTGDKCSNMSQFFITLGFIDRADILNGNYTLFGKVEGHSVYNLLKIGKCEVGKNDRPLDPPKIISCQVLENPFDDIVPRLLELSEGEVEEEEEILVPVTKDKRLLSFIDSDEDEDKHVAKDFKIKSAHDLLQDKKLLKSAVTLKQSSPDQAKSEEYKPVYTEKKLKEDKGDRGSDSDQDDEYSDDDNSEEGDDREESLVRRKEIEELEQQIKSHKKEEYKPRKKVKNDPKKTLERMQLFAKKLSQISKNEQLAKKVVETDQDMSDGSWFAGTKLQFSIDSNRAYEYDAGKDTLDVYDPLKGKDNRLDSIRSIRRNGMVIHLHLCLSTNLDSF